The following proteins are co-located in the Clupea harengus unplaced genomic scaffold, Ch_v2.0.2, whole genome shotgun sequence genome:
- the LOC122130928 gene encoding mannose-specific lectin-like encodes MSRNYMSKYDELRKGDYLWSNNKDYKAVFQEDGNFVIHGWRPMWSSDTTGQRDAHRLCMQDDCNFVMYKRDDKAIWHTNTHRTDGFKMCRMYLRDDGNLVIEKDGEEVWNSSQSKGMK; translated from the exons ATGAGCAGAAACTACATGTCCAAATATGATGAGCTCCGCAAGGGAGACTACCTCTGGTCAAACAACAAGGACTACAAGGCAGTCTTTCAG GAGGATGGTAACTTTGTGATCCATGGCTGGAGGCCAATGTGGTCGTCTGACACGACTGGCCAGCGTGATGCCCACCGCCTCTGCATGCAGGATGATTGCAACTTTGTCATGTACAAGCGTGACGACAAAGCCATCTGGCACACTAACACCCACAGGACGGATGGCTTCAAGATGTGCCGCATGTACCTGCGCGACGACGGCAACCTGGTGATCGAGAAGGACGGAGAGGAGGTGTGGAACTCCTCCCAGTCCAAGGGGATGAAGTGA
- the bfsp2 gene encoding phakinin translates to MPLPRRRSSFLGQAATERPGVVGRVTVGSTSAPRGVFVGMAPTGGTSSLGARVSRRALGISSVFLQGLRSSSVPVVPQPGERGHQPNFDTLNGCLLEYRDKVRALEQLNQQLEEQIRNSLDRKASSAGTWATLRGDWEDVSTQVSEAILDNARLMLQNENVQANAEDFKDRYENEQPFRKAVEEEIGSLYKVIDDANLTRMDLENQIDCMKADLRDLARNHEEDVKVLYNQMAGREVDEPDAPIETSLDHILGYIRSHWERVIEKNRAETDSYLECKQADSVNSKLSREEEEMGSLKSECNDAGCKIQSLQAETESMRALKRGLENSLNDAKHWHDIELQNLGSVIGKLESELGDVRADIEQQRRDYETLLSNKMKLELEIGTYHGILDGEESRFHPGMLVPENELFNL, encoded by the exons ATGCCTCTTCCAAGACGACGATCCTCCTTCCTCGGCCAGGCTGCCACCGAGCGCCCAGGTGTGGTGGGCCGGGTGACCGTGGGGAGCACCAGCGCACCTCGGGGTGTGTTCGTGGGCATGGCCCCCACGGGTGGCACCAGCAGCTTGGGAGCCCGCGTGTCCCGCCGGGCTTTGGGCATCAGCAGCGTCTTCCTCCAGGGCCTGAGGAGTTCCAGCGTGCCCGTGGTGCCCCAGCCTGGAGAGAGAGGCCACCAGCCCAACTTTGACACTCTCAACGGGTGCCTGCTGGAGTACCGCGACAAGGTCCGCGCACTGGAGCAGCTAAACCAGCAGCTGGAGGAACAGATCAGGAACAGCCTGGACCGCAAGGCGTCCAGCGCTGGGACCTGGGCCACCCTGAGGGGGGACTGGGAGGACGTCTCTACGCAG GTCAGCGAGGCCATCCTGGACAACGCCCGGCTCATGCTGCAGAATGAGAACGTGCAGGCCAACGCCGAGGACTTCAAAgacag ATATGAAAATGAGCAGCCCTTCCGTAAGGCAGTGGAAGAAGAAATTGGCTCTCTATATAAGGTCATAGACGACGCTAATCTGACAAGGATGGACCTGGAAAACCAGATTGACTGTATGAAGGCTGATCTTAGAGATCTTGCCAGGAACCACGAAGAG GATGTGAAAGTGTTGTATAACCAGATGGCTGGCCGTGAAGTGGACGAGCCTGACGCTCCCATAGAAACCAGTCTGGACCATATCCTTGGCTACATCCGCTCCCACTGGGAGAGAGTCATTGAGAAGAACCGGGCTGAAACCGACTCTTACCTGGAATGCAAG CAGGCCGACAGCGTGAACAGCAagctgagcagagaggaggaagagatggggagTCTGAAGTCTGAATGCAATGATGCTGGTTGTAAGATCCAGAGCCTGCAGGCTGAGACTGAGTCCATGAGAGCACTG AAACGAGGCCTGGAGAATTCCCTGAATGATGCCAAGCACTGGCATGACATTGAGCTGCAGAACCTGGGCTCTGTCATCGGGAAGCTGGAGTCCGAGCTCGGTGACGTGAGGGCCGACATTGAGCAGCAGCGCCGTGACTATGAGACGCTGCTTAGCAACAAGAtgaaacttgaacttgaaattGGGACCTATCATGGAATCCTGGATGGGGAAGAGAGTCGATTCCATCCAGGAATGTTAGTACCTGAGAATGAGCTCTTTAATCTCTAA
- the klhl18 gene encoding kelch-like protein 18, with translation MTMGDMTFEELDDLVHFSVHDLPGRGYAVMEEIRRQGKLCDVTLKVGEHKFSAHRIVLAASIPYFHAMFTNDMVECKQDEIVMQGMDPSALEALINFAYNGHVAIDQQNVQALLIGASFLQLQNVKDACCSFLQERLHPKNCLGVRQFAETMMCTTLYDAANSFVHQHFVEVSMSEEFLGLRLEEVLELVGCDELNVKAEEQVFEAVLAWVRHDREEREAYVPELLTRTRLPLCRPQFLADRVQQDELVRCCHKCRDLVDEAKDYHLMPERRPHLPAFKTRQRCCTSIAGLIYAVGGLNSAGDSLNVVEMFDPIGNCWGRCQPMATARSRVGVAVVNGLLYAIGGYDGQSRLSTVEVYNPETDTWSKVSSMNSQRSAMGTVVVDGHIYVCGGYDGKSSLNSVECYSPETDRWMVVTEMNASRSAAGVTVFDGRIFVSGGHDGLQIFNTVEYYNQHTALWHPVASMMNKRCRHGAAALGSQLHVVGGYDGSGFLMGAEVYSSVADQWSHLVPMNTRRSRVSLVANCGHLYAVGGYDGQSNLNSVEMYDPETNRWTFMTPMVCHEGGVGVGCIPLKPA, from the exons ATGACGATGGGTGACATGACATTCGAAGAACTGGATGATTTAGTACATTTTTCAGTCCACGATTTACCGGGTCGCGGATATGCAGTCATGGAAGAGATTCGACGGCAAGGGAAACTCTGTGATGTGACCCTAAAG GTTGGTGAACACAAATTCAGTGCTCACAGGATTGTCCTGGCTGCTTCCATTCCATACTTCCATGCCATGTTCACCAATGACATGGTGGAATGTAAACAGGACGAGATTGTCATGCAGGGGATGGATCCTAG TGCTCTTGAAGCTCTGATTAATTTTGCATACAACGGCCACGTGGCAATAGACCAGCAGAACGTTCAGGCCCTGTTAATAGGTGCCAGTTTCCTACAGCTGCAGAACGTCAAGGATGCCTGCTGCTCATTCCTTCAGGAGAG ATTGCACCCAAAAAACTGTTTGGGTGTGCGTCAGTTCGCAGAGACCATGATGTGCACCACGCTTTACGATGCCGCCAACAGCTTTGTGCACCAGCACTTCGTGGAGGTGTCCATGTCCGAAGAGTTCCTGGGGCTGCGTCTAGAAGAGGTGCTGGAGCTGGTGGGCTGTGACGAGCTCAATGTCAAAGCAGAGGAGCAG gtgtttgaGGCAGTGCTGGCGTGGGTGCGGCATGACAGGGAGGAGCGGGAGGCTTACGTCCCTGAGCTGCTGACCAGGACGAGGCTGCCCCTGTGCCGGCCCCAGTTCCTGGCCGACCGAGTGCAACAAGATGAACTGGTGCGCTGCTGCCACAAGTGCAG AGACCTAGTAGATGAAGCAAAAGATTATCACCTCATGCCGGAGCGTCGCCCTCACCTCCCTGCCTTTAAGACCCGACAGCGATGCTGCACTTCTATCGCCGGCCTTATATATGCAGTGGGGGGCCTCAACAGTGCTG GAGACTCATTAAACGTGGTCGAGATGTTTGACCCCATCGGAAACTGCTGGGGGCGCTGCCAGCCAATGGCCACAGCCCGAAGTCGAGTGGGAGTGGCTGTAGTAAATGGGCTTCTCTATGCCATTGGTGGATATGACGGCCAGTCACGACTCAGCACAGTAGAAGTGTACAATCCAGAAACTGACACGTGGAGCAAAGTATCCAGTATGAATAGTCAACGAAG TGCAATGGGAACAGTTGTGGTAGATGGACACATATATGTTTGTGGAGGCTATGATGGCAAATCCTCTTTAAATTCTGTAGAATGCTATTCACCCGAGACTGACCG GTGGATGGTGGTCACTGAGATGAATGCGAGTCGCAGCGCTGCTGGAGTGACTGTGTTTGATGGGAGGATATTTGTGTCAGGGGGCCATGATGGTCTGCAGATCTTCAACACG gtgGAGTACTACAACCAGCACACAGCGCTGTGGCACCCTGTGGCGTCCATGATGAACAAGCGCTGTCGGCACGGCGCGGCGGCCCTGGGCAGCCAGCTGCACGTGGTGGGCGGCTACGACGGCTCGGGCTTCTTGATGGGCGCGGAGGTGTACAGCTCGGTGGCGGACCAGTGGAGCCACCTGGTGCCCATGAACACGCGTCGCAGCCGCGTCTCCCTGGTAGCCAATTGCGGCCACCTCTACGCAGTGGGCGGCTACGACGGGCAGTCCAACCTGAACTCGGTGGAGATGTACGACCCCGAGACTAACCGCTGGACGTTCATGACGCCCATGGTGTGCCacgagggtggggtgggggtcggCTGTATACCTCTGAAGCCTGCTTAA
- the nrbp2a gene encoding nuclear receptor-binding protein 2 yields the protein MTMSVPERISGSGGKEEESEDESEILEESPCGRWQKRKEQLSQGNVPGLESASLAMDTEEGVEVVWNEVQFSDKKVFKSHEDRIKEMFENLMQVEHPNIVKFHKYWLDARESRARVIFITEYMSSGSLKQFLKKTKKNHKTMNGKAWKRWCTQILSAMSYLHSCDPPIIHGNLTCDTIFIQHNGLIKIGSVWHRLFVNVFPEAIHGNVHQHRDVQRNQHFFAPEYGHSEDDYSIDIYSFGICALEMAVLEIQANGDNAVSKEAVTYAGESLEEPLMREFSQSCVHADPKMRPTAHDLLFHRVLFEVHSLKLLAAHCFINNQYLLPENCVEEKTKSFDPNGIMAEIDHTDRPGVQLKYSHVSPLELDKFLEDVKNGIYPLMNFASQRPHAMPRALSLSQEHMETVKTPSPEPQETETRKVVQMQCNLEASEEGNICHLSLFLKMDDKLHRQLSCDILPTDMPRDLASELVHHAFICEEDCEKLAGFLEEALGKHWEGSSASTSVTAVMQ from the exons ATGACGATGTCTGTCCCGGAGAGGATTTCTGGGTCCGGGggtaaggaggaggagagcgaggatGAGAGTGAAATCCTGGAGGAAAGCCCCTGTGGACGCTGGCAGAAGCGAAAGGAGCAG CTCAGCCAAGGTAATGTGCCTGGGCTCGAAAGCGCCTCCCTGGCCATGGACACGGAGGAGggagtggaggtggtgtggaatGAGGTCCAGTTCTCGGACAAGAAGGTCTTCAAGTCTCACGAG GATAGGATCAAGGAGATGTTTGAGAACCTCATGCAGGTGGAGCATCCCAACATAGTCAAGTTCCACAAATACTGGCTGGACGCGAGGGAGAGCCGCGCACGG GTGATATTCATCACAGAGTACATGTCCTCAGGAAGCCTTAAGCAGTTTTTGAAGAAAACCAAGAAAAACCACAAGACTATGAATGGGAAG GCCTGGAAGCGTTGGTGTACTCAGATCCTCTCAGCAATGAG TTACTTGCACTCATGTGATCCACCCATTATCCATGGCAACTTGACTTGTGATACCATTTTCATACAACACAATGGGCTAATTAAGATTGgttcag tctGGCACAGGCTGTTTGTCAATG TGTTCCCGGAGGCGATCCATGGGAATGTACACCAGCACCGAGACGTGCAGAGAAACCAGCACTTCTTCGCTCCGGAGTATGGCC ATTCTGAGGATGACTACTCCATTGACATATATTCCTTTGGCATCTGTGCCTTGGAG ATGGCCGTCTTGGAGATTCAAGCCAATGGGGACAATGCTGTGTCTAAAGAAGCCGTAACTTATGCAGGGGAGTCACTGGAAGAGCCTCTCATGAGG GAGTTTAGTCAGTCCTGCGTGCATGCTGATCCTAAGATGAGGCCTACTGCCCATGACCTGCTATTCCACAGAGTTCTGTTTGAAGTGCACTCCCTGAAGTTGCTAGCAGCTCACTGCTTTATTAACAACCAAT ACCTGCTTCCAGAGAACTGTGTGGAGGAGAAAACTAAATCTTTTGATCCAAATGGCATAATGGCAGAGATTGATCATACAGATCGCCCAGGAGTCCAACTGAA GTACTCCCATGTTTCTCCTCTGGAACTTGACAAATTCTTGGAGGATGTCAA AAATGGGATCTACCCTTTGATGAACTTTGCCTCCCAGAGGCCCCACGCCATGCCCCGtgccctctccctgtctcaggAACACATGGAGACGGTGAAGACGCCCAGCCCAGAACCCCAGGAAACCGAAACCAGAAAG GTTGTTCAGATGCAGTGTAATTTGGAGGCCAGTGAGGAGGGAAATATATGTCAT ctctctctgtttttgaagATGGATGACAAACTTCATCGCCAGCTCAGTTGTGATATTCTTCCCA CGGACATGCCGAGGGATTTGGCCAGCGAGCTTGTTCACCATGCATTCATTTGTGAG